Proteins encoded together in one Anaerotignum faecicola window:
- a CDS encoding carbonic anhydrase yields MQIKDIIEHNRDFVKNGEYKKYSTSKYPNYKMAILSCMDTRLTQLLPAALGIKNGDAVIIKNAGGLISHPFGSVIRSLIIAVYELGVEEILVIGHTDCGVQNMDSQKLLDMMVERGVEKEQIEMINYCGVDIKSMLHGFDDVNQSVKETSEMLINHPLLPKNIKVYGFIINSVTGELTELV; encoded by the coding sequence ATGCAGATTAAAGATATTATAGAACACAACAGGGACTTTGTAAAAAACGGCGAGTATAAAAAATACAGTACGAGCAAATATCCTAATTATAAAATGGCTATACTTTCATGTATGGACACAAGGCTGACACAGCTCCTTCCGGCGGCGTTAGGCATTAAAAATGGAGACGCCGTTATAATTAAAAATGCCGGCGGGCTTATTTCACATCCGTTTGGAAGCGTTATAAGAAGTCTTATTATAGCCGTTTATGAACTTGGGGTTGAAGAAATACTTGTAATAGGGCATACAGACTGCGGCGTACAGAACATGGACAGTCAAAAACTTCTTGATATGATGGTTGAACGCGGGGTTGAAAAAGAGCAGATTGAGATGATTAATTACTGCGGCGTTGATATTAAAAGCATGCTACATGGGTTTGACGACGTTAACCAGTCTGTGAAAGAAACTTCTGAAATGCTTATTAACCATCCGCTTCTTCCGAAAAATATTAAGGTATACGGATTTATAATTAATTCCGTAACGGGAGAACTTACGGAACTTGTTTGA
- a CDS encoding toxic anion resistance protein: MGIDFGTKKTSDAVQSQNELVVEDYNIQADREKMRTELLNSKEVDDLVSTIVVDDPETIVSFGSEVAEEIAKSSDVVLNSMNMQQINDSGEMLKLLGEIMDKFDIKEIEEKPGLFGRLFNNMKKQLDQILAKYHTMGEEVDKIYVKLKQYESEIKSSNRNLENMFQTNVNYYHSLVRYIMAGEQGVRELEAYIAQRTGEYEQSDDNSIQFELTSLEQAKLMLEQRVQDLRIAENVALQSIPMIKTMQFSNMNLVRKINSAFIITLPVFKQALSQAILLKRQRIQAEAMSALDEKTNEMLIKNAQNTVLQSKMTAQLASGSSVKIETLETTWRTIVNGIEETKQIQENAKKKREEDCVRLNAIKEEFEKMYSKGNKIQ, translated from the coding sequence ATGGGAATTGATTTTGGAACTAAAAAAACTTCCGACGCGGTTCAAAGCCAAAACGAATTGGTTGTTGAAGATTACAACATTCAGGCGGACAGAGAAAAAATGAGGACTGAACTTTTGAATTCTAAAGAAGTTGACGATCTGGTAAGCACCATAGTTGTTGACGATCCCGAAACAATAGTGTCTTTTGGCAGTGAAGTGGCGGAAGAAATAGCAAAAAGTTCTGACGTTGTTTTAAACAGCATGAATATGCAGCAGATAAACGACAGCGGAGAAATGCTCAAGCTTTTAGGCGAAATTATGGATAAATTCGATATTAAAGAAATTGAGGAGAAGCCAGGACTTTTCGGACGGCTTTTCAATAATATGAAAAAACAGTTGGATCAAATATTGGCCAAATATCATACTATGGGCGAAGAAGTAGACAAAATATATGTAAAGCTTAAACAATATGAAAGCGAAATAAAATCTTCAAACCGAAATCTTGAAAATATGTTTCAGACAAATGTGAATTATTACCATAGCCTTGTACGCTACATTATGGCCGGTGAACAAGGCGTGCGCGAACTTGAGGCATATATAGCTCAAAGAACGGGTGAATATGAACAAAGCGACGACAATTCGATTCAATTTGAACTTACAAGCCTGGAGCAGGCTAAACTTATGCTTGAACAGAGAGTGCAGGATTTACGCATTGCAGAAAATGTGGCGCTTCAATCAATACCGATGATAAAAACAATGCAATTCAGCAATATGAATCTTGTAAGAAAAATAAATTCCGCTTTTATCATAACTCTTCCTGTTTTTAAGCAGGCCCTTTCACAGGCTATACTTTTGAAGCGACAAAGAATCCAGGCGGAAGCAATGAGCGCCCTTGATGAAAAAACTAATGAAATGCTTATTAAAAATGCGCAGAATACAGTTTTACAGTCTAAAATGACAGCTCAGCTTGCGTCCGGAAGTTCTGTAAAAATCGAAACTCTTGAAACTACTTGGCGAACGATTGTAAACGGAATTGAAGAAACGAAACAAATACAGGAAAATGCAAAAAAGAAACGCGAGGAGGACTGTGTGCGCTTGAATGCAATTAAGGAAGAATTTGAAAAAATGTATTCTAAGGGCAATAAGATACAGTAA
- a CDS encoding YceG family protein: MFVREKLNSLNDYFSSYQQRSGKGVYFCRIVSYNPEVEEFLMHYFEEARKCNGYISGKINNPDERQLAFFEEIVGTDFVMDKAFISNSIKKWLPRISAIQNKDISEALFAVLDGMMKNGKNLNMLKNAYMKYMCWFYYKFEQTISNLGKNEPPKILYEGSISDYEIKALDILSKSGCDIMIVEIPISANKSNYKPYSSDVQLVSISGGKFFPAEYSLAKQINNRKNTVKIQTQRPQKTYSPNIQPEAKQQIGSIEDHKIMIETNYVMATNIWLSGDIWENSYKIQSDRGTEKTYIYNMFVRIRGVEDKEQYMKNLLKWKMKLEGLSRNVVIVEKKMPMPEVSEVNSIKRGTYSSPRQMLAFMVENINFPKCGELEKLLRKSFLELFLNINEPLNILTNKAVCLLCWIKRYVPKLFVSWKIYEYPVFVLYGGCTSENEALFLKMLSKTPVDIFVICPDLNMQCVLEDKFLFDKVYDESAPLGEFPKSVDEISFKTAAYNAERDLDTLMYNGTGLYRNRQFKRAIPVKIQTTYEEIGILWPQEAKYRPDFETLDDKVIVPVICSKVSGVPNGDRDKYWTYIAGLIDDETTVIKKAPFIKHNSPNPIKMHSASFLKNGVLQIEKIKLHPVYKYGFIREDMQDYMFDKLTKLLDSKLIKGTFENGTEYTIVSVALNLDMNILRAVQKFDFTKEIPKLLIINTTEALFSLEDSILAAYLSMLGFDILMFAPTGYQGVERFYNKPFFVEHQAGEYIYDMEVPDLEKTSDSMNKLGFINKIFKRR; this comes from the coding sequence ATGTTTGTTAGGGAGAAATTAAACAGTCTAAACGATTATTTCAGCAGCTATCAGCAAAGGAGCGGCAAAGGCGTTTATTTTTGCCGTATTGTTTCATACAATCCCGAAGTTGAAGAGTTCCTTATGCATTATTTTGAAGAGGCGAGGAAGTGCAACGGATATATATCCGGAAAAATAAATAACCCTGATGAACGTCAGCTTGCGTTTTTTGAGGAGATTGTAGGGACAGATTTTGTTATGGATAAAGCGTTTATAAGCAATTCCATTAAAAAGTGGCTTCCGCGTATAAGCGCAATTCAAAATAAAGACATTTCTGAAGCTTTATTTGCCGTTTTGGACGGCATGATGAAAAACGGGAAAAACTTAAATATGCTTAAAAATGCATATATGAAATACATGTGCTGGTTTTACTATAAATTTGAACAAACGATTTCAAATCTCGGAAAGAACGAGCCGCCTAAAATTTTATATGAAGGAAGTATCTCGGATTATGAAATAAAAGCGCTCGATATACTTTCAAAAAGCGGATGCGATATAATGATTGTGGAAATACCGATTTCTGCAAATAAAAGCAATTATAAACCGTATTCTTCGGACGTTCAGCTTGTGAGTATTTCGGGTGGGAAATTTTTCCCGGCGGAGTATTCTTTGGCCAAACAAATAAATAATCGGAAAAATACAGTAAAAATTCAGACACAAAGGCCGCAGAAAACGTATTCTCCAAATATACAGCCGGAGGCGAAACAGCAGATCGGCAGTATTGAAGACCATAAAATTATGATAGAAACAAACTATGTTATGGCAACAAATATATGGCTTTCTGGAGATATATGGGAGAATTCATATAAAATCCAGTCCGATAGGGGAACGGAAAAAACTTATATATACAATATGTTTGTAAGAATACGCGGCGTTGAAGACAAAGAACAGTATATGAAAAATCTGCTTAAATGGAAGATGAAACTCGAAGGATTAAGCCGAAATGTAGTTATTGTTGAAAAAAAGATGCCGATGCCGGAAGTATCCGAAGTTAATTCTATAAAAAGAGGAACGTATTCTTCGCCAAGGCAGATGCTTGCGTTTATGGTTGAAAATATAAATTTTCCAAAGTGCGGCGAGCTTGAGAAACTTTTGCGTAAATCATTTCTTGAGTTGTTTTTAAATATTAACGAGCCGCTTAATATACTCACAAATAAAGCGGTTTGCCTTCTTTGCTGGATTAAAAGGTATGTGCCTAAGCTGTTTGTAAGCTGGAAAATATATGAATATCCCGTATTTGTTTTGTATGGAGGGTGTACGAGTGAAAACGAGGCTTTGTTTTTAAAAATGCTTTCAAAAACTCCTGTTGATATTTTCGTGATATGCCCAGACTTGAATATGCAATGCGTCCTTGAGGATAAATTTTTATTTGATAAAGTTTACGATGAATCAGCGCCTCTTGGAGAGTTCCCTAAAAGCGTGGATGAAATATCTTTCAAAACCGCGGCTTACAATGCCGAAAGAGATTTGGATACGCTGATGTATAACGGAACCGGCTTGTATAGGAACCGGCAGTTTAAAAGGGCGATACCCGTAAAAATACAAACTACATATGAAGAAATAGGCATTTTGTGGCCTCAGGAAGCTAAGTACAGGCCGGATTTTGAAACGCTTGACGATAAGGTTATCGTGCCCGTTATATGTTCAAAGGTTTCAGGTGTGCCTAACGGCGACAGAGATAAATATTGGACGTATATAGCCGGTCTTATTGACGACGAAACAACAGTAATAAAAAAAGCTCCTTTTATTAAGCATAATTCCCCGAACCCGATTAAAATGCATTCGGCTTCATTTTTAAAAAATGGAGTTCTTCAGATTGAAAAAATTAAGCTTCACCCTGTATATAAATATGGATTTATAAGGGAAGATATGCAGGATTACATGTTTGACAAGCTGACAAAACTTTTAGATTCCAAGCTGATTAAAGGTACGTTTGAAAACGGGACGGAATATACGATTGTTTCGGTTGCGCTTAATCTTGATATGAACATATTGAGGGCGGTACAGAAATTTGATTTTACAAAAGAAATACCGAAGCTTTTAATTATTAATACAACAGAAGCGCTTTTCAGTCTTGAGGACAGTATATTAGCAGCGTATTTGTCGATGCTTGGGTTTGATATACTTATGTTTGCTCCGACAGGTTATCAGGGCGTGGAAAGATTTTACAATAAACCGTTTTTTGTTGAACATCAGGCCGGAGAATATATTTATGACATGGAAGTGCCTGATCTTGAAAAAACGTCCGACAGCATGAATAAGCTGGGATTTATAAATAAAATATTTAAAAGGAGATAA
- a CDS encoding MFS transporter has protein sequence MTQNNNSWRKTYFTLLAGQAISFISSGILQMAIIFYLVAKTNSAIILTAATLIGFLPQACLGPFAGAFVDRHSRKSVMIGADLIIAAAGGILALVAFYMELPVWSIMVVLLIRSAGTAFHSPAFSAATPMIVPKEELTKCAGYTQTMQAVSAIISPAAAAFLYAVWPLNAIILLDIVGAILACVTVAISSIPTPELCPETKRQQFLQDMKEGYVVLKQNRGLFALLWIGVIYMFFYMPISTLFPLICMSYFKGTPAHASAAEIAFAVGMLLGGVILSIWGGFKKRRYTIGLSVLLMGVSNMLSGLLPPDAFLVFVVCCTVMGISAPFYGVQNAIFQETVKPEYLGRVFSLLTSAASLAMPFGLVISGPLAERLGVEKWFVICGIGIIIVALAVFLLPGLREIDNTQ, from the coding sequence ATGACCCAAAACAACAATTCATGGAGAAAAACTTATTTTACACTTCTTGCCGGACAAGCAATATCCTTTATTAGCAGCGGTATTTTGCAAATGGCCATTATCTTTTATTTGGTTGCGAAAACTAATTCTGCAATCATATTGACGGCGGCAACACTGATTGGATTTTTGCCGCAAGCCTGTTTAGGCCCGTTTGCAGGTGCTTTTGTTGACCGGCACAGCCGTAAAAGCGTAATGATTGGTGCGGATTTGATAATTGCCGCCGCTGGCGGTATTCTGGCGCTGGTGGCGTTTTACATGGAATTGCCCGTATGGTCTATTATGGTTGTCCTGTTAATCCGAAGTGCGGGAACTGCTTTTCATTCTCCAGCATTCAGCGCAGCAACACCTATGATTGTGCCAAAAGAGGAACTTACAAAATGCGCTGGTTACACGCAGACCATGCAAGCAGTAAGTGCGATTATCAGTCCAGCTGCCGCAGCGTTTTTATATGCTGTTTGGCCTCTTAATGCAATTATATTGTTAGATATTGTGGGTGCAATCCTTGCCTGTGTGACTGTTGCGATTTCGTCCATACCAACGCCTGAACTATGTCCAGAAACGAAAAGACAACAGTTTTTACAGGATATGAAAGAGGGGTATGTGGTATTAAAGCAAAACAGGGGCCTCTTTGCTCTGCTCTGGATTGGTGTAATTTATATGTTCTTTTATATGCCAATCAGTACGCTTTTTCCTCTCATCTGTATGTCATACTTCAAAGGAACACCGGCCCATGCCTCTGCCGCTGAAATTGCTTTTGCGGTTGGTATGCTGCTTGGCGGAGTCATTCTGAGCATTTGGGGCGGTTTTAAGAAACGGCGGTACACCATCGGTCTTTCCGTTCTCCTGATGGGCGTTAGCAATATGCTCTCCGGGCTTTTGCCGCCAGACGCATTTCTTGTCTTTGTTGTGTGCTGTACTGTTATGGGAATTTCCGCTCCATTTTACGGTGTGCAAAATGCGATTTTTCAAGAAACGGTCAAACCAGAATATCTGGGGAGAGTTTTTTCTCTACTGACAAGCGCCGCTTCCCTCGCCATGCCGTTTGGCCTTGTCATTTCCGGGCCTCTGGCGGAGCGGCTGGGAGTTGAGAAATGGTTTGTCATTTGCGGAATTGGCATTATCATCGTTGCGCTTGCCGTATTTTTACTACCCGGTTTGAGAGAGATTGACAATACGCAATAA
- a CDS encoding TerD family protein, which produces MSISLQKGQKVSLTKDNSSLNKVIIGLGWDQVKKAKSGGLLGSIFASKPADIDCDASALLLKSGKLAGKEDIVYFGNLKHCTGSVQHMGDNLTGAGDGDDEQIIVELSDVPQEYDRIVVVVNIYQAVQRKQDFGMIENAYIRIIDAKSNNEMCRYNLSENYDGMTAMIFGEVYRNNGEWKFNAMGQGTDDPGLGELIKRYI; this is translated from the coding sequence ATGTCAATCAGTTTGCAAAAGGGACAGAAAGTTAGTTTAACTAAGGACAACAGTTCGCTTAATAAAGTTATAATCGGTTTAGGATGGGATCAGGTTAAGAAAGCAAAAAGCGGAGGGCTTCTTGGTTCTATATTTGCATCAAAGCCTGCCGATATTGATTGCGATGCGTCGGCGCTGCTTTTAAAGAGCGGAAAATTGGCAGGAAAAGAAGATATTGTATATTTCGGCAATTTAAAACATTGTACGGGATCGGTACAGCATATGGGGGATAACCTTACCGGGGCCGGGGATGGCGACGATGAACAGATAATAGTCGAGTTGTCCGATGTGCCTCAGGAATATGACAGGATTGTTGTTGTCGTAAATATTTATCAGGCAGTACAGAGAAAACAAGATTTCGGAATGATAGAAAATGCTTATATACGAATAATCGATGCAAAATCAAATAATGAAATGTGCAGGTATAATTTATCGGAAAACTATGACGGCATGACGGCTATGATTTTCGGCGAAGTCTACAGAAATAACGGCGAATGGAAATTTAATGCTATGGGACAGGGAACGGATGATCCGGGACTAGGCGAATTAATAAAAAGATACATATAA
- a CDS encoding TerD family protein: protein MPINLRKGQKIDLTKGNPALKHLMVGLGWDVNKYDGGMDFDLDASAFLIGANGKVRKQEDFVFYGNLQHESGAVKHMGDNLTGEGDGDDEQIQVDLSLIPDDVMKVVFTVTIYDSDVRRQNFGQVSNAFIRIVDEDKNTEFLHYDLGEDFSIETAVVVGEIYRYNGEWKFNAIGSGFNGGLAALCANYGIEVA, encoded by the coding sequence ATGCCTATCAATCTAAGAAAGGGACAAAAAATTGATTTAACAAAGGGAAACCCGGCTTTGAAACATTTGATGGTCGGCCTTGGATGGGATGTTAACAAGTACGACGGCGGGATGGATTTTGATCTTGACGCCTCCGCGTTTTTGATAGGCGCCAACGGCAAAGTGCGCAAGCAGGAAGACTTTGTTTTTTACGGCAACCTTCAGCATGAAAGCGGCGCTGTTAAACACATGGGAGATAATCTTACCGGAGAGGGCGACGGCGATGACGAGCAGATTCAGGTTGATTTGTCCTTAATACCGGATGATGTGATGAAAGTGGTTTTCACTGTTACGATTTATGATTCGGATGTGCGCAGGCAAAATTTTGGACAAGTTTCAAACGCGTTTATCAGAATTGTTGATGAAGACAAAAACACGGAATTTTTGCATTATGATTTGGGAGAGGACTTTTCTATTGAAACTGCCGTTGTCGTAGGTGAAATCTACAGATATAACGGCGAGTGGAAATTTAATGCTATCGGTAGCGGATTTAACGGAGGCCTTGCGGCGCTGTGCGCTAATTACGGTATAGAAGTTGCATAA
- a CDS encoding calcium-translocating P-type ATPase, PMCA-type — translation MKITGLTDEQVRISKEQYGDNSMTEVEGESFWSKLKGNFGDPMIKILCVALIINIVFAFLGQTEWYESVGIAIAVILATFVSTFSEYNNENAFQKLQEEASRIYCKVYRNGDIIELPINDLVVGDCVLLQSGDKIPADGKLISGNLKVDQSVLNGESKEASKEVMPEGYIDEETSMDFLNKYKVFRGSVVCSGNAVMEITTVGDKSVYGQIASELQYNDERESPLKVKLGKLADSISKFGYIGGIAIAVAFMFQKIVIHNQFDVQLMMGYFSNWMVVINDLVEAVMLAVIIIVMAVPEGLPLMIALVSALNMGKMLKDNVLVRKIVGIETAGSLNILFSDKTGTITKGQLEVVTFVDGFLNEYGSFNDVTGDIGNILSLSIFHNTDAIISGEGKDIKVIGGNATERAVLAYAANSKSNVNASKVGAIPFNSTNKYSASSIEGECNITLLKGAPEKIIEKCKSCYNKSGEIVPFEKSKELDEKINQLAGRAIRVLAFATSTGKISGDTLPADDWALVGIIGIRDEVRPESVTAIKEVQNAGIQVVMITGDRKDTAVAIAKEAGILRDETDLVMTSDELANMTDDEIKGIIKNIRVVARALPSDKSRLVTIAQDLDLVVGMTGDGVNDSPALKKADVGFAMGGGTEVAKEASDIVILDDNFSSIENAILYGRTIFNSIRKFIIFQLTINVSAVMISFISPLLGMENPLSIVQILWINLVMDTLAALAFGGEPALRRFMKEKPKRRDENIISGYMKSEILTGSLWTFAMSMLFLLTPVFDSFFRGDANSKYLMTGYFTFYIFTAVFNAFNARTEKINLFDNINLNHGFWKVILLIVVIQIIMADFGGDILRCYGLTLTEWAAVTVLAFTIIPVDLIRKLVLKFKNS, via the coding sequence ATGAAAATTACCGGATTAACAGACGAGCAAGTAAGGATTTCAAAAGAACAATACGGCGACAACAGCATGACTGAAGTCGAAGGGGAGAGTTTTTGGAGCAAGCTTAAAGGCAACTTTGGCGATCCAATGATTAAAATTTTATGTGTTGCGTTAATAATAAATATTGTATTTGCCTTTTTAGGGCAGACAGAATGGTATGAATCGGTCGGCATTGCCATAGCCGTAATACTTGCAACATTTGTTTCGACATTTTCAGAGTATAATAATGAAAATGCGTTTCAGAAATTGCAGGAAGAAGCGTCTAGGATATACTGTAAAGTCTACAGGAACGGCGATATTATAGAACTTCCTATAAACGATTTGGTTGTAGGCGACTGTGTGCTTTTGCAAAGCGGAGATAAAATACCGGCAGACGGAAAACTTATATCAGGAAATTTGAAAGTCGACCAGTCTGTTTTAAACGGCGAAAGCAAAGAGGCTTCAAAAGAGGTGATGCCAGAAGGATATATAGATGAAGAAACATCCATGGACTTTTTGAATAAGTATAAAGTTTTCAGGGGATCGGTTGTTTGTTCTGGAAATGCCGTTATGGAAATTACGACTGTAGGCGACAAATCTGTTTATGGACAGATTGCAAGCGAACTTCAGTACAATGACGAACGTGAATCTCCGCTTAAAGTAAAACTCGGAAAACTTGCGGATTCAATAAGCAAATTCGGATATATAGGCGGTATTGCAATAGCGGTTGCATTTATGTTCCAAAAGATTGTTATACATAATCAATTCGACGTACAGTTAATGATGGGATATTTTTCAAACTGGATGGTTGTTATAAACGATTTAGTTGAAGCGGTAATGCTGGCCGTGATAATAATCGTTATGGCTGTTCCGGAAGGTCTGCCGCTTATGATTGCTCTTGTTTCGGCTCTTAACATGGGCAAGATGCTTAAAGATAATGTATTAGTGCGTAAAATTGTCGGCATTGAAACGGCAGGAAGCCTTAATATTTTATTCAGCGATAAAACGGGAACGATAACAAAAGGCCAGCTTGAAGTTGTAACGTTTGTAGACGGATTTTTAAATGAATACGGAAGTTTCAATGACGTTACGGGAGATATAGGGAATATACTTTCTTTGAGTATTTTCCATAATACCGACGCAATAATTTCGGGAGAAGGAAAAGATATAAAAGTCATAGGCGGTAACGCCACTGAACGCGCTGTTTTGGCGTATGCTGCAAATTCAAAAAGCAATGTAAACGCGTCGAAGGTAGGCGCAATACCTTTTAACAGTACAAACAAATATTCGGCGTCTTCTATTGAAGGCGAATGTAATATAACATTACTTAAAGGCGCGCCTGAAAAAATTATTGAAAAGTGTAAAAGCTGTTACAATAAATCAGGAGAGATTGTTCCTTTTGAGAAAAGCAAAGAGCTTGACGAAAAGATTAACCAGCTTGCAGGACGTGCAATCAGGGTTTTGGCTTTTGCAACGTCAACAGGTAAAATTAGCGGTGACACACTTCCTGCCGACGATTGGGCGCTTGTCGGCATAATTGGGATAAGGGACGAAGTACGTCCTGAATCGGTTACTGCTATTAAAGAAGTTCAAAATGCCGGTATACAGGTTGTTATGATTACGGGCGACAGAAAAGATACGGCTGTCGCTATTGCGAAAGAAGCCGGAATTTTGCGCGACGAAACGGATCTCGTAATGACTTCCGACGAGCTTGCCAATATGACTGATGACGAAATAAAAGGAATAATTAAAAATATAAGAGTTGTTGCAAGAGCCCTTCCAAGCGATAAGAGCAGGCTTGTAACAATAGCCCAGGATTTGGATCTTGTTGTAGGGATGACAGGCGACGGCGTTAACGATTCGCCGGCCCTTAAAAAGGCTGACGTTGGTTTTGCAATGGGCGGAGGAACCGAAGTTGCAAAAGAAGCAAGCGATATTGTTATTTTGGATGATAATTTCAGCTCGATTGAAAACGCTATATTATACGGGCGTACAATTTTTAACAGTATAAGGAAGTTTATTATTTTCCAGCTTACAATAAATGTCAGCGCTGTTATGATTTCTTTCATATCTCCGCTTTTGGGTATGGAAAATCCGCTTTCAATCGTGCAGATATTGTGGATTAACCTTGTAATGGATACATTGGCAGCCCTTGCGTTTGGCGGAGAGCCGGCTTTAAGGCGTTTTATGAAAGAAAAACCGAAACGCAGGGACGAAAATATTATAAGCGGCTATATGAAGTCGGAAATTTTAACAGGAAGTTTATGGACATTTGCAATGAGCATGTTGTTTTTGCTGACTCCTGTATTTGATTCGTTTTTTAGGGGCGATGCAAACTCCAAATATTTAATGACAGGCTATTTCACATTTTATATTTTTACGGCTGTTTTCAATGCATTTAACGCAAGAACGGAAAAGATAAATTTGTTTGACAATATAAACCTTAATCATGGTTTTTGGAAAGTAATACTTCTAATTGTTGTTATCCAGATAATCATGGCTGACTTCGGAGGGGATATTTTAAGATGTTACGGTCTTACTTTGACAGAGTGGGCGGCAGTTACTGTGCTGGCATTTACAATTATTCCTGTCGATTTAATAAGAAAATTGGTTTTAAAATTTAAAAACAGCTAG
- a CDS encoding TerD family protein, producing MPVNLKKGQKVSLTKDNPGLSQLMVGLGWDINKFDTGGSFDLDSAAFMLGDSGKVGSDADFIFYGNLKHPSGSVQHMGDNRTGEGDGDDEQVLINLQSVPPNISRIVFTATIYEAEARNQNFGQVNNAFIRIVNMANNEEILRYDLGEDFSIETSVVFGELYKNNNEWKFNAIGSGFNGGLSALCATYGVDAE from the coding sequence ATGCCAGTAAATTTAAAGAAGGGACAAAAAGTTAGTCTTACAAAGGACAATCCGGGACTGAGCCAGTTGATGGTCGGTTTAGGATGGGATATAAATAAGTTCGATACGGGAGGTTCTTTCGACCTCGACAGCGCGGCATTTATGCTTGGCGACAGCGGAAAAGTTGGAAGCGACGCGGATTTTATATTCTATGGGAATTTAAAACATCCAAGCGGAAGCGTGCAGCATATGGGAGATAACAGAACTGGAGAAGGCGACGGCGACGACGAGCAGGTTTTAATTAATTTGCAGTCGGTTCCGCCGAATATATCGAGGATTGTTTTCACGGCGACAATATATGAAGCTGAAGCAAGAAACCAGAATTTTGGACAAGTTAACAATGCTTTTATAAGGATTGTTAATATGGCGAATAATGAAGAAATTTTAAGATATGATTTGGGAGAGGATTTTTCTATAGAAACAAGCGTTGTTTTTGGGGAGCTTTATAAAAATAACAACGAATGGAAGTTCAACGCTATCGGAAGCGGGTTTAACGGAGGACTTTCAGCGTTGTGTGCAACATATGGTGTGGACGCCGAATAA
- a CDS encoding rhomboid family intramembrane serine protease: MRKVKKIRYNSPVILTFTFISFAAFLLNILTSGAANRFVFSVYCSSLADPLFFVRLVGHVFGHADWEHFCGNIIMMLLIGPLVEEKYGSVDVFFIIIITAVVTGVINIIFFPSTALLGASGIVFALIMLSSFTCIKGDGIPLTFIFVAIFYFGSEIYNGVFADDNISNLTHIIGGITGCLIGYAVKPGKRRF, encoded by the coding sequence GTGCGAAAAGTAAAAAAAATAAGATATAATTCTCCGGTTATATTAACTTTTACATTTATATCTTTTGCGGCTTTTTTGCTGAATATATTAACTTCGGGAGCGGCAAACAGATTTGTTTTTTCCGTTTACTGTTCATCGCTTGCCGATCCTTTGTTTTTTGTACGTCTTGTAGGCCATGTTTTCGGGCATGCCGATTGGGAACATTTTTGCGGAAATATTATAATGATGCTGCTTATCGGCCCGTTGGTAGAAGAAAAATACGGTAGCGTTGACGTTTTCTTCATAATTATTATTACCGCTGTAGTTACAGGCGTTATTAATATTATATTTTTTCCTTCAACTGCATTGCTTGGGGCCAGCGGTATAGTTTTTGCATTAATAATGCTTTCGTCTTTTACATGTATTAAAGGCGACGGTATTCCGCTTACATTTATTTTTGTGGCGATATTCTATTTTGGAAGCGAGATTTATAACGGCGTATTTGCCGATGATAATATATCGAACTTAACGCATATTATAGGCGGAATTACAGGCTGCTTAATCGGTTACGCCGTTAAACCGGGAAAGAGGCGTTTTTAA